A window from Limisphaera ngatamarikiensis encodes these proteins:
- a CDS encoding S1 family peptidase translates to MKTMRILPGPLAAAVLALLAYGPGPARGDELARQGRAVFEQHHPAVVTLQLAMKTRFSFGGRGESGGESRSEATATVISPEGLTVTSLSSIDPSAMFGRIGAMLGEDDGQFRMESEITDLKILLPDGTDLPAEIVLRDRDLDLAFLRPKNPPAQPMPWVDLRKAGTAEVLDPVVTLTRLGRAAGRAHAASFERIAAVVRRPRLFYVPGDTITTTTLGSPVFTLDGQVLGLCVMRRATGASRALSVLAIQGDDQTGIILPAADIVKVAQQVRTGPGDAEKAQSGGETRPSGP, encoded by the coding sequence ATGAAAACCATGCGCATCCTTCCCGGTCCGCTCGCCGCAGCAGTGCTGGCGCTGCTGGCGTACGGCCCCGGCCCGGCCCGGGGCGATGAACTGGCCCGCCAGGGCAGGGCCGTCTTCGAACAGCATCACCCGGCCGTGGTCACCCTCCAGTTGGCCATGAAAACCCGCTTCTCCTTCGGCGGCCGGGGCGAATCGGGCGGGGAAAGCCGCTCCGAAGCCACCGCCACCGTCATCAGCCCCGAGGGTCTCACCGTGACCTCGCTCTCCTCCATCGATCCCTCGGCCATGTTCGGCCGCATCGGCGCCATGCTCGGCGAAGATGACGGACAGTTCCGGATGGAATCGGAGATCACCGACCTGAAAATTCTTCTGCCCGACGGCACGGACCTGCCCGCCGAAATTGTGTTGCGGGATCGGGACCTCGACCTGGCCTTCCTTCGCCCGAAAAATCCGCCGGCCCAACCCATGCCCTGGGTGGATCTCCGGAAGGCCGGTACCGCCGAGGTGCTGGATCCGGTGGTCACCCTCACCCGCCTGGGCCGCGCGGCCGGCCGCGCCCACGCGGCCTCCTTTGAACGCATCGCCGCCGTGGTCCGCCGACCCCGTTTGTTTTACGTGCCCGGCGACACCATCACCACCACCACACTCGGTTCGCCCGTCTTCACCCTGGACGGTCAGGTTCTGGGGCTGTGCGTGATGCGCCGGGCCACCGGCGCCTCCCGAGCCCTTTCGGTTCTGGCAATCCAGGGCGACGACCAGACCGGCATCATCCTGCCCGCCGCGGACATCGTCAAAGTGGCCCAACAAGTCCGCACCGGGCCCGGGGATGCCGAAAAAGCCCAATCCGGCGGTGAAACGCGGCCGTCGGGACCCTGA